One part of the Quercus lobata isolate SW786 chromosome 7, ValleyOak3.0 Primary Assembly, whole genome shotgun sequence genome encodes these proteins:
- the LOC115954114 gene encoding mitochondrial substrate carrier family protein B-like — MEARVGVVVEGGQRARSSPTQVFQQPRQSQATRSQTQTPNQIGTVQQLLAGGIAGAFSKTCTAPLARLTILFQVQGMHSDVSALSKASIWREASRIINEEGFRAFWKGNLVTIAHRLPYSSVSFYAYERYKNLLHSILGENRRGNMSSDVCVHFVGGGLAGITAASATYPLDLVRTRLAAQTNATYYRGIWHSFHTICRDEGFMGLYKGLGPTLLGVGPSIAISFSVYETLRSLWQLNRPDDSPAMVSLACGSLSGIASSTATFPLDLVRRRMQLEGAGGRARVYNTGLFGTLGNIMKSEGLRGLYRGIIPEYLKVVPSVGIVFMTYETLKMLLSRIP; from the exons ATGGAAGCTAGAGTGGGTGTGGTGGTTGAAGGAGGACAGAGAGCTCGGAGTTCACCAACTCAGGTATTTCAGCAACCGAGGCAGAGCCAAGCAACACGCTCACAAACACAGACACCCAATCAGATTGGAACGGTGCAACAGCTTCTCGCCGGTGGTATCGCCGGAGCTTTCAGCAAGACCTGCACCGCTCCTCTTGCTCGACTCACAATCCTCtttcag GTGCAAGGTATGCACTCTGATGTTTCAGCACTGAGCAAGGCTAGCATATGGCGTGAGGCTTCCCGAATTATCAATGAAGAAGGGTTCAGAGCATTTTGGAAAGGCAATCTGGTCACAATTGCTCATCGTCTTCCTTATTCTTCAGTCAGCTTCTATGCTTATGAACGCTACAAGAAT TTGTTGCATTCGATTCTTGGGGAAAATCGTAGGGGTAATATGAGTTCAGATGTTTGTGTGCACTTTGTAGGTGGTGGGTTGGCGGGAATAACAGCTGCCTCTGCTACATATCCGCTGGATCTTGTGAGGACACGTCTTGCAGCACAG ACAAATGCAACTTACTACAGAGGTATCTGGCATTCATTTCATACCATTTGCAGAGATGAAGGTTTTATGGGCTTGTATAAGGGACTTGGACCGACACTTTTA GGTGTTGGACCTAGTATAGCAATAAGCTTTTCTGTTTATGAGACCTTGAGATCGCTTTGGCAGTTGAATAG GCCTGATGATTCCCCTGCCATGGTCAGTCTTGCTTGTGGCAGTCTTTCAGGCATTGCATCATCAACAG CAACATTCCCTTTGGATCTTGTGAGGCGAAGGATGCAATTGGAGGGTGCTGGTGGTCGAGCCCGTGTTTATAATACTGGCTTGTTTGGGACATTGGGGAACATAATGAAGAGTGAAGGCCTACGTGGCTTGTATAGAGGGATTATACCAGAATACTTAAAGGTTGTTCCCAGTGTAGGCATTGTCTTCATGACTTACGAGACATTAAAGATGCTTCTATCGCGCATCCCATGA